One window of the Salvia splendens isolate huo1 chromosome 1, SspV2, whole genome shotgun sequence genome contains the following:
- the LOC121803611 gene encoding pentatricopeptide repeat-containing protein At5g42450, mitochondrial-like — MSFAPTLIRQKRLAVVGQCSFQTNSVSRAESASFCNPDAHQLLDELPQRDVKSVTALIGRFAKQNRHAEAIACFTKMHLFDIKPNEYTLATLIHSSAVLKDLRLAKQIQSYAVKAGLCSNVFPGSAILDLYVKLGSFDVILRAFEDVNHPNVFSYASLIRGYTKQGRFDEARDVFRSMPKRNVVCWNTMISGCSQSGRNEEAVNLFNEMLREGVTPIQSSYPCAIIAAANIGSIGLGRSIHASAVKQLGQLGLFIANSLISLYAKCGEMEDSLLAFRKTRERNVVSWNSLICGYAQNGEGNAALDVYDRMKLTGLEPNSVTLLGLLLACNHAGLVDEGCEYFYQAKRDDPRLLRAEHYACLVDLLSRGGRFEEAERFLGELPFEPGIGFWKALLGGCRVHSNWELGEVAARRILELDPGDVSSYVMLSNAHSAAGRWEEVWEVRRRMREKGLSRIAGSSWIEVRSEVHVFVTSDKRHRDKAKIYEALRLLIHHVMENQDTLVILN; from the coding sequence ATGTCGTTTGCGCCTACTTTGATTCGGCAGAAAAGGCTCGCAGTTGTTGGACAATGCTCCTTCCAAACCAACTCCGTGTCTCGCGCAGAATCAGCTTCCTTCTGCAATCCGGACGCCCACCAGCTGCTGGACGAATTGCCCCAACGCGACGTAAAATCAGTGACAGCTTTGATAGGCCGATTTGCGAAACAAAATCGACACGCAGAGGCCATTGCTTGCTTTACAAAAATGCACCTTTTCGACATCAAACCCAACGAGTACACTCTCGCCACTCTCATTCACTCCTCCGCTGTCCTCAAAGACCTCCGCCTCGCCAAACAGATTCAATCCTACGCCGTGAAAGCCGGATTATGCTCCAACGTCTTTCCAGGCAGCGCCATTTTGGATCTCTACGTCAAGTTGGGCAGTTTTGACGTCATTCTGAGAGCTTTCGAGGATGTCAATCACCCAAACGTGTTCTCCTACGCCTCGTTGATCCGTGGCTACACGAAACAGGGAAGATTTGATGAAGCCCGGGATGTTTTCCGATCGATGCCCAAGAGGAATGTGGTTTGTTGGAACACCATGATCAGCGGGTGCAGCCAATCGGGGAGGAACGAGGAAGCTGTGAATCTGTTCAATGAGATGTTGAGGGAGGGCGTTACGCCTATTCAGTCTTCATACCCTTGTGCCATCATCGCGGCTGCCAATATCGGGTCGATAGGATTAGGAAGGAGTATCCATGCCTCTGCAGTAAAGCAATTGGGCCAGCTTGGCTTGTTTATTGCCAATTCTTTGATAAGTCTGTATGCAAAGTGTGGGGAAATGGAGGATAGTCTGCTGGCCTTCAGGAAAACGCGCGAGAGGAACGTGGTGTCGTGGAACTCGCTCATCTGTGGCTACGCGCAGAATGGGGAAGGGAACGCTGCGCTGGATGTGTATGACAGGATGAAGCTCACGGGCTTAGAGCCTAACAGTGTGACTCTTCTTGGGTTGCTGCTGGCTTGCAATCATGCCGGCCTTGTTGATGAGGGTTGTGAGTACTTTTACCAAGCGAAGCGTGATGATCCGAGGCTTCTGAGAGCGGAGCACTATGCCTGCTTGGTGGATTTGCTGTCTCGAGGTGGGAGGTTTGAGGAAGCAGAGAGGTTTCTTGGTGAGTTGCCATTTGAGCCCGGGATTGGGTTCTGGAAGGCATTGCTTGGGGGGTGCCGAGTGCATTCAAACTGGGAGTTGGGGGAGGTTGCAGCGAGGCGAATCTTGGAGCTGGATCCAGGAGATGTGTCGTCGTATGTGATGCTGTCGAATGCGCACTCTGCTGCGGGGAGGTGGGAGGAGGTGTGGGAGGTAAGGAGGAGGATGCGAGAGAAAGGGTTGAGTAGGATTGCTGGGAGTAGTTGGATTGAGGTAAGAAGTGAGGTTCATGTTTTTGTTACATCAGATAAAAGGCATAGGGATAAGGCTAAGATTTATGAGGCTTTGAGATTGTTGATTCATCATGTAATGGAGAACCAGGATACCCTCGTCATTTTGAATTAG
- the LOC121800236 gene encoding protein SRC2 homolog produces MEYRRLNITLLSAQGLKDVNHFSKMDVYVDVSIAGYPQSMQRTLVDKNSGTSPKWNHRMEFVVDEPYLTKPGLSLLFQLRTQSTIGPDKDIGAVTVSVHDLFRPDSAAADRTVDHQVITPSGKSKGTLKFAYKFGDKFTHQVAEPKRAAEEPVTAYPPPPQYAYPPAQQHPGYGYGGYPTTSGYGQGYPAAPPAGYAAYAQPQKPKKNRMGGGLGLGLGAGLLGGLLVGDIGESAAYADGYGDAMGDMGDFDF; encoded by the coding sequence ATGGAGTATCGCCGCTTGAACATCACCCTCCTCTCCGCGCAGGGCCTCAAGGACGTCAACCACTTCTCCAAAATGGACGTCTACGTCGACGTCTCCATCGCCGGCTACCCCCAATCGATGCAGCGCACCCTCGTCGACAAGAACTCCGGCACTTCCCCCAAATGGAACCACCGCATGGAGTTCGTGGTCGACGAGCCCTACCTCACCAAGCCCGGCCTCTCCCTCCTCTTCCAGCTCCGCACGCAGAGCACCATCGGCCCCGACAAGGACATCGGCGCCGTCACCGTCTCCGTCCACGACCTCTTCCGCCCCGACTCCGCCGCCGCTGACCGCACCGTCGACCATCAGGTCATCACGCCCTCCGGCAAATCCAAAGGAACCCTAAAATTCGCCTACAAATTTGGGGATAAATTCACCCACCAGGTTGCGGAGCCCAAGCGCGCGGCGGAGGAGCCCGTCACGGCgtatccgccgccgccgcagtaTGCCTACCCGCCCGCGCAGCAGCATCCTGGGTACGGGTACGGAGGGTATCCAACGACGAGCGGGTATGGGCAAGGGTACCCAGCTGCTCCGCCGGCGGGATATGCGGCGTACGCGCAGCCGCAGAAGCCGAAGAAGAATAGGATGGGCGGTGGATTAGGGTTGGGATTGGGGGCGGGATTGCTGGGAGGATTGTTGGTGGGAGATATTGGCGAATCGGCGGCTTATGCTGATGGTTACGGCGATGCCATGGGCGATATGGGTGATTTTGATTTCTAG